A window of Microbispora hainanensis genomic DNA:
CACCGCGCTGCTCGGCGGCGGCGCTGCAGGGGGCGGCGTGCTGGGCATCCTGCCGCGCCTGCTGGAGGATCGCCGTGACCACGACGAGTAGGTGACCAAGGCCCTCCACCGGCGAACTGAGGTCAGGACATGGCCGCCCGGGAGCGGCGGGGCAGCGGCACCTTGCCCTCGGGGGCGGGCAGCAGGGCCTCGGCACAGTCGTCGCAGGCGTGGACGGGGGCGTTGTCGGGGAGCATGCCGACCTTGACGCGGGGGCGGGGCCACTTCTTGTGGCAGACGACGCAGGCGTCGCCGTCGCGCTGCGTGGTGGTGAGGCCGGCAGGGTCGAACGTCAGCATGAGCCGCTCGGCGCCGTTCGGGTTCCAGCCCATCAAAGTCCCCCCTCGATCGCCTATCGGAACCGTTATAACGCGGTTACCCTTCGTGATCGGCGCGAGTCGGGCCAAGCGATGGTTAAATCGAGGCATAACGCAAGCCGTATAACAACAAAAGGGACACCTCGGAACAGACCGGGTGCCCCTTTTGGTGTCTATCAAACGTTCTACGCTACGTTGAGTGCCTTCTCCAGAATGGAGAGGCCCTCCTCCAGCAGGTGGTCCGGAATCACCAGCGGAGGCAGGAAGCGCAGCACGTTGCCGTACGTGCCGGCGGTGAGCACGAGCAGGCCCTGCTCGTGGCACCTGCGCGCGATCTCGGCGGCCGGGTAGGGCTCCTTGGTCCCCGGGACGACGAGCTCGATCGCGATCATCGCGCCGCGCCCGCGCACGTCGCCGACGATCGGGTTGTGCTCCTGGATGGCGCGCAGGCGGGGCAGCATGGTCGCGCCGATGTGCCGGGCACGCTCGACGAGCTTGTCCTGCTCGATGGTCTCCAGCACGCCGAGGGCCGCTTCACAGGCGAGCGGGTTGCCGCCGTACGTGCCGCCCAGGCCGCCGCTGTGCACGTGGTCGAGCAGGTCGGCCCTGCCGGTCACGGCCGCCAGCGGAAGGCCGCCCGCGATGCCCTTGGCGGTGGTGATGATGTCGGGGACGATGTCCTCGTCCTCGCAGGCGAACATGTTGCCGGTGCGGGCGAAGCCCGTCTGCACCTCGTCGGCGATGAAGACGATGCCGTTGGCGCGGCAGAACTCGACGATCTTCGGCAGGAAGCCGCGGGCCGGCTCGATGAAGCCGCCCTCGCCCGCGATCGGCTCGATGAGCACCGCCGCGACGTTCTCCGCGCCGATCTGCTTGTTGATCATGTCGATCGCCTGGGCCGCGGCCTCCTCGGCGCAGTTGTCCGGGCCGGTCGGCCAGCGGAACGGGTAGGCGAGCGGCACCCGGTAGACCTCGGGCGCGAACGGCCCGAACCCGTGCTTGTACGGCATGCTCTTGGCCGTAAGCGTCATCGTCAGCAGCGTGCGGCCGTGGTAGCCGTGGTCGAAGACGACGACCGCCTGCCGTCCGGTGGCGTGCCGGGCGACCTTGACCGCGTTCTCGACGGCCTCGGCGCCGCTGTTGACCAGGAACGTCCGCTTCTCGTGGTCGCCGGGCGTGAGCTGGTTGAGCTTCTCGCACACCGCGACGTACGACTCGTACGGGGCGACCATGAAGCAGGTGTGGGTGAAGTCGGCGACCTGCTTCTGCACGCGCTCGACGACCCTGGGGGCGGCGTTGCCGACGTTGGTGACGGCGATGCCGGAGCCGAAGTCGATCAGCGAGTTGCCGTCGACATCGACGATCACACCGCCGCCCGCGTGGGTCACGAAGACGGGCAGCGTGGTGCCGATGCCCGGAGGCACGGCGGACTGCTTGCGCGCGAGCAGCTCGCGCGACCGCGGACCGGGGATCTCGGTGACGAGGCGGCGCTCCTGCGGAAGCTGCGGGCCGCCGTGCGTGGTGGCAGTGCTCATATCTCCGACGGTACGGCCGCCGTCGCCACCAGCCGATATGCCGCTATGTCAGAATGAAGGCGTACTTTTGGCCGGTGCGGACAAGCCGGCCGTTCGGGGGGAAAGAGCAGTGGCACCCACGCTGCGCCGGATCACCGCGATCGTACCGCTCCACCTGGAGGTTCTCGCCGGGCGGAACGGTCTCGACCGCCCGGTCCGCTGGGTCGCGGTGAGCGAGCTGGAGGACCCCACGCCGTTCCTCGAGGGCGGCGAGCTGGTGCTCACGACCGGCATGCGGCTGTCCGCCGGCGACGCCGTGCCGTACGTTTCCCGGCTCGTGGCCCGGGGCGTCACCGGGCTGGGGTTCGGGGTGGGGCTGAGCCACGACACCGTGCCGCCCGGCTTCGCCGAGGCGGCCGAGGCCGCCGGGCTGCCGCTGGTCGAGGTGCCGAGGGACACGCCCTTCATCGCGATCGGCAAGGCCGTCAGCGAGCTGCTCGCGGGGGAACAGTACGAGGAGATCAGCCGTGCCTTCGCGGCACAGGGCAGGCTCACCCGTGCCGCCCTCCAGCGCGAGGGGCCGCCGGCCGTGGTTGACCGGCTGGCCAGGGAGATCGGCGGCTGGGTGCTGTTGCTCGACCCCGCCGGCGCCGTACGGCACGCCGCCGACGCGACCGGCCGCCATGCCGGGCCGGGGAGAGCGGGCCCGGGTGACAGGCACGCGGGCACGGCGGGCCGGAGCGGCGCGGCCGGGGACCGCGCCGCGGGGGGCTGCGCCGCGCAGGACTGGATGGCGCAGGACCGGACGGCGCAGGACCGGACGGCGCAGGACCGGACGGCGCAGGACCGGATGGCGCAGGACCGGACGGCGGAGGACTGGGCGGGCGAGACGGCCCGGTGGCTGGAGCCCGAGATCGCCCGGCTGCGGACCGCGCCGTCCCTGGCGAGCCTCGCCCTGTCGTCCCCGGAGGAGCACGTCGTGGTCCAGCCGCTGGGCCGCAGGGGGTTCTTCGCGGTGGGGTCGTCCCGGCCGTTCTCGCCCATCGCGCACACGGTCGTCAACGCCGCCGGGTCGCTGCTGACGCTGGCGCTGGAACAGGGCAGGGAGCAGCGCTCGGCGGCGGCGCGGGTGCGGTCGGCGGTGCTCCGGCTGCTGCTGGCCGGCGAGGCGGGGGCCGCCGTGGAGACGCTGGCGGCCCTGGGCCTGCGGCTGCCGGGGGAGCCGGTCACGGTCCTCGCCTGTGACACCTCCGATCCCGAGGCGCTGGCCGAGGCGCTCACCGAAGCCATGACGGGGGCCATGACCGGCGCCCCGAGACAGGCCCAGACAGGGGCCCAGACAGGGGCGCAGGCAGGGGCGCAGGCAGGGGCCCCGAGACAGGCCCAGACGGGGGCCCCGCCCGGCGCGGCGCCCGGCCCGCGCGGCGCCTTCGCGGCCGTGTCGGGCCCCCGCCGCCGGCATGACGACATCTTCACCGCGCCCTGGGAAGGCCTGCTCGTCGTGCTCGCCCCGGACTCGTACGCCGACGAGGTCGTGGCGCTGGCCGCCCAGCATGGCCGGGTCGGGGTCAGCGCGCCCGGCGTGGAGATCGTCCGCTCCGAGAGCCGCGGCGACAGCCGTACGGACAGTCGCATGGACAGTCGCATGGACAGCCGCGCGGGGCCTGCCGCGGCCGGATCAGCCGACCGGGGCGCGTCCCGTCCCGTTGCCGCCGACGGGTTCGATCGTGTCTCCGGCCGTGTCTCCGATCGCGCACCTGACCGCGCACCCGACCGGGTCCCCGATCGCGTCCCCGACCAGGCCCTTGCCGCCGCGCTCGACCGGGCGCTCGACCAGGCGCGGCGGGCGCTCGTCTCGGCCTCGCCGGTCGCGCGCTTCAGCGAGCTCGCCGGGCGCGGGCTGCTGTCGCTGCTCGATCCCGCCGCCGCCGCGTCGTTCGCGGCGGCGATCCTCGCGCCGCTCCGCGAGTACGGCTCGCGCGCCGACCTGGTCGAGTCGCTGCGCGCCTACCTGGCCAGCAACGGCCACTGGGACGCCGCGGCCCAGCGCCTGGGCGTGCACCGGCACACGCTGCGATATCGGATGAAGCGGGTGAGCGAGCTGCTCGGACGCGATCTGGACGACCCCGCGGTCCGGGCCGAGCTGTGGATCGCGCTGTGCCTCTGACCCCTGTGCTTGTCAGTGCAGCTCAGGCCGGGGGATGCGTGCGGAAGGCGCGGATGGCGGCTTCCGTGACGATCTCGTAGGTCTTGCCGTCGGGCAGGTGACCGGCACGTTCCAGGCTGAGCGCGCCCTGGGCCGCGGCCCACAGCGCGTCGGCGATCTTCCTCGGCTGGGTGGGCACGAGGTGACCTGCGGAGATGCAGTCGGCGATCACCCGGTCGACGATGTTGAGCGCGGCCCGCGCAAGCGTGCGGGCGCGCTCGCTCGGCACGAAGCCGGGGATGGCCCGCTCGAACATGAGGCCGTAGTAACCGGGCTCGGCCAGCGCCGCCTCCCGGTAGGCGGGACCGAGCAGGCTCAGGTGCTCCAGCGGGTCGCTGCGGTGCGGCACGGCCTCCAGCCTGCGCCGGAACCGTTCGAAGCCCTCCAGATAGAGCGCCTCGGCCAGGCCCTCCTTGCTGCCGAACATCGTGTAGATGACCTGGGTGGAGCAGCCCGCCTCGGCGGCGATCCTGCGTACGGTGAGACTCTCCGGCCCGGCCTTGGTGAGCAGGTCGTTGGCGACATCGAGAAGACGGGTGCGCAGCTCGTCATAGTTGCTGCGATGGCCGCGTGCGTAGGCACCCTGAAGACCGAGCGGCGCCGGCGTACCCATCAGCGACGAGCCCTTCTCATATTGGGGGTCCCGCGACAGACCCGGATGATGACTTAACCATGCTGCTCGCCTTTCAAACCGCGATGAAACAGAAAACATCATGAAATTGCCGCGCATCTGTGACATCCGGGGAGTTGTCCATGATGGCGCAGTGGAGGGTGGCGATTGGCCCGTCCGGAGTAACGACCGGCTCACACCAGCCGGCATAGCGTGAAGACATGGACGTAGGCCGCACTTCCGAACCCCGCCCCTTCTGGCTCGCCGGGCGCCCCGCGACGGGAGACGCCGAGCAGCCCGTGACCAATCCTCACGACGGCCGGGTCGTCGGCGTCCACTCGGTGCCGACCCCCGAGCAGGTCGAGCAGGCCGTGGCCGCCGCCGACGCCGTGCGCAAGCAGGCCGCCGCGCTGCCCATCCACGTACGCGCAGAGGCGCTGGCCCACGTGGCCCGGCGGCTGACCGAGCGCGCCGAGGAGATCGCCCGCCTGATCAGCGCGGAGAACGGCAAGCCGATCTTCTGGGCGCGTGGCGAGGTGGGCCGCGCGATCTCGACGTTCCGCTTCGGCGCAGAGGAGGCCCGCCGCTTCAGCGGCGAGGTGCAGCGGCTCGACACCGAGCCCGCCGCGCAGGGGCGGCTCGCCTACGTCTCACGCGTGCCGTACGGCCCGGTGCTGGCGATCACGCCGTTCAACTTCCCGCTCAACCTGGTGGCCCACAAGGTCGCTCCCGCGATCGCCGTGGGCGCGCCCATCGTGGTCAAGCCCGCGCCCGCGACCCCGCTGTCGGCGCTCGTCCTCGGCGAGATCCTGGCCGAGACCGACCTGCCGGAGGGCATGTTCTCCGTGCTGCCGGTGCCCAACGACCGGGCGTCCGCGCTGGTGGAGGACCCGCGGCTGCCGGTCATCTCCTTCACCGGCTCCGGCCCGGTCGGCTATTCGATCATGGACAGCGTGCCGCGCAAGCACGTCACGCTCGAACTCGGCGGCAACGCCGCCGCGGTCGTGCTGGCCGACGCCGACCTCGACTGGGCGGCGAGCCGCGTGGCGCTGTTCTCCAACTACCAGGCGGGGCAGAGCTGCATCGCGGTGCAGCGGGTGATCGTGGAGGACGCGGTCGCCGACGCGTTCACCGGCAAGCTCGTCGCCGCTGTCGGAGCGCTCGTGACCGGCGACCCCGCGGACGACAAGACGCAGGTCGGCCCGCTCGTCAGCGAGGACGCCGCGATCCGCGTCGAGAGCTGGGTCAACGAGGCCGTCGCGGCCGGGGCGCGGCTGCTGATCGGCGGGACCAGGGAGGGCGCGGCCTTCGCCCCCACCGTGCTGGCCGACGTGCCCGCCGACGCCAAGGTGGCCCGCGAGGAGGTCTTCGGGCCCGTCATGATCGTGCAGCGGGTCGCCTCGGTCGACGAGGCGTTCGCGGCGGTCAACGACTCCCGCTACGGCCTGCAGGCCGGGGTCTTCACCCGCAGCCTTGACGTCGCCTTCCGGGCCAACCGCGAGCTGGAGGTCGGCGGCGTCATCATCGGCGACGTGCCCTCCTACCGGGCCGACCAGATGCCGTACGGCGGGGTGAAGGAGTCGGGCGTGGGCCGCGAGGGGCTGCGCTCGGCCATGGAGGACTACACCTACGAGAAGGTCATGGTGCTCACCGGCCTCACGCTGTAGCCCCACGCGTCCGAGGGGTCCGGGGGACCGCCGTCCCCCGCACCCCTCGTTCGTAGGAGCCCCGTCTAGAGGAGGCTCAGCGCCTTGGCGAGGCCGGGGTCGCGGCCCTTGGCCAGGTCGAGTGCCGTCATGGGGGCGTAATGGTCGACGGGGACGCCGACGGTGTCGATGATCTCCCGGGCCGGGCCGAGGTGGCGGACCCTGGGCAGCAGCAGCACGCTGTTGTCGTCGAGGAGATACGCCTCGGCCGGCCCGGAGACGGCCCCCGCGGTGCGGGTCCCGACGAGAGTGCCCAGGCCGTTGTCCTTCACGGCCGCGCTGAAGTCCTCACAGGCCGAGGCGCACGCGCGGTCGGTGAGCACGACCAGGCGCAGCCCGAGCAGCGGCACGGTGTCGTCGGTGCGGTTGGCCGTGCAGTCACCGGTGAACGGGCAGAAGTAGCTCGTGACCTTGCCGTGCGCGAACGCGCCGAGCAGCCGGGTCACCTCGCGCGGCGACCCGCCGCCGTTGCCGCGCAGGTCGATGACCGCCGCCTTGGACGTGCCCTTCAGTGCGGCGATGACCTGGTCGGCCACGCCCTGGAAGAAGCCGGGCACCGCGACGTAGGTGACGCCGCCGGGGAGCTTCTTCGACGTCACCGCCCGCTCCTGCTCCTGGAGGGGACCCTCGGTGAGGGTCACGGTCCGCACGCGTCCCGTCGTGGGCCGCCTCAGCGTGAGCCGTACGGTGTGGGAGGCGAACACGTCGGCGAGGCTCTGGTTCACCGTGTTCCCGATGAACGCCGGGACGCCGTCGGCCTTCTCGATGATGTCGCCGGGCCGGATGCCGGCCTTGTCCGCCGGGCTCCCGGGCAGGACGCGGGTGATGAACAGGGGAGGCCGGGCGGCCGGGTCGAGCCGCGGGCCCTGCGCGGCCGACAGACCGGCGATGCCCGTCCCCACCGGCCCGCCCTCCGGCGGGGGAGTGATCTTCTCCACCCCGGCGTGGTCGTCGTGCAGCCCCGCGACCATGCCGGTGATCGCCGCGTGCAGCGCGTCCGGGTCGCCGGCGCCGATCATCCCGGCGAACGCGGCCCAGTCGGACTCGCGGTTCCCCGTCAGCGCGGGCAGGCGGAGGCCGGGCTTGTCGGCCCCGCGCCGCATCAGCTCCCGGGTGTAGGCGGAGAGGGCGTCCCGCAACAGGACTCTCGGGTCCAGCGCGGGCCCGCCGTAGTAGTTGTCCAGCACGCACTCGTACGCCTGCCGGAGCGTGTTCACCGACGTCGGCGGCGCGGACTCGGATGGCGGCGAGGTTATCCGGGCACACGCGCCGCCACTGGCAGTGGCCCGCGTGACAGCGGCCTGCGCTGTTTCGGCCTGCGCTGTTTCGGCTCGCACTGTTCCGGCCTGCACTGGTCCGGCCTGCGCGGCGGGGGCCGGGGGAGCGGTGGACAAGGCGGCGGCCGTCAGCAGGACGGCGGCGGGAAGAGTTCTGATCATGCCGGTCAGCGTGGCCACCGACGGGTTGCACGGCCGTGAACGACACCGTTAACGCCGCTGTTACCCCGCTTCGGATACGAAGCTCGCATGCGGATTCTCGTGGCCGAAGACGAGCGTGATCTGGCCGACCTCGTCGCGATGGGCCTGCGCCGCCAGGCCATGGCGGTCGACGTCGTGTACGACGGGACGGCCGCGGCCGAGCGGCTCGCGGTCAGCGACTACGACGTCCTCGTGCTCGACCGCGACCTGCCCGGGCTGCACGGCGACCTCGTGTGCCGCGAGCTGGTCGCGCGCGGGAGCCGTACGCGGATCCTCATGATGACGGCGGCGTCGTCGGTGCCGGAGCGGGTCGCCGGGCTCGGCATGGGGGCCGACGACTACCTGCCCAAGCCCTTCGACTTCACCGAACTGGTCGCGCGCGTGCGGGCGCTGGGACGGCGCAGCCGCGACCAGGT
This region includes:
- a CDS encoding S41 family peptidase; its protein translation is MNTLRQAYECVLDNYYGGPALDPRVLLRDALSAYTRELMRRGADKPGLRLPALTGNRESDWAAFAGMIGAGDPDALHAAITGMVAGLHDDHAGVEKITPPPEGGPVGTGIAGLSAAQGPRLDPAARPPLFITRVLPGSPADKAGIRPGDIIEKADGVPAFIGNTVNQSLADVFASHTVRLTLRRPTTGRVRTVTLTEGPLQEQERAVTSKKLPGGVTYVAVPGFFQGVADQVIAALKGTSKAAVIDLRGNGGGSPREVTRLLGAFAHGKVTSYFCPFTGDCTANRTDDTVPLLGLRLVVLTDRACASACEDFSAAVKDNGLGTLVGTRTAGAVSGPAEAYLLDDNSVLLLPRVRHLGPAREIIDTVGVPVDHYAPMTALDLAKGRDPGLAKALSLL
- the gabT gene encoding 4-aminobutyrate--2-oxoglutarate transaminase, with protein sequence MSTATTHGGPQLPQERRLVTEIPGPRSRELLARKQSAVPPGIGTTLPVFVTHAGGGVIVDVDGNSLIDFGSGIAVTNVGNAAPRVVERVQKQVADFTHTCFMVAPYESYVAVCEKLNQLTPGDHEKRTFLVNSGAEAVENAVKVARHATGRQAVVVFDHGYHGRTLLTMTLTAKSMPYKHGFGPFAPEVYRVPLAYPFRWPTGPDNCAEEAAAQAIDMINKQIGAENVAAVLIEPIAGEGGFIEPARGFLPKIVEFCRANGIVFIADEVQTGFARTGNMFACEDEDIVPDIITTAKGIAGGLPLAAVTGRADLLDHVHSGGLGGTYGGNPLACEAALGVLETIEQDKLVERARHIGATMLPRLRAIQEHNPIVGDVRGRGAMIAIELVVPGTKEPYPAAEIARRCHEQGLLVLTAGTYGNVLRFLPPLVIPDHLLEEGLSILEKALNVA
- a CDS encoding response regulator transcription factor yields the protein MRILVAEDERDLADLVAMGLRRQAMAVDVVYDGTAAAERLAVSDYDVLVLDRDLPGLHGDLVCRELVARGSRTRILMMTAASSVPERVAGLGMGADDYLPKPFDFTELVARVRALGRRSRDQVPPVLTRHGIVLDTHRLQASRDGRHLHLSLKEFAVLEVLMRAEGAVVSAERLLEEAWDENADPFTTVVRVVVSRLRAKLGEPPCIQTVPGAGYLL
- a CDS encoding aldehyde dehydrogenase family protein, which gives rise to MDVGRTSEPRPFWLAGRPATGDAEQPVTNPHDGRVVGVHSVPTPEQVEQAVAAADAVRKQAAALPIHVRAEALAHVARRLTERAEEIARLISAENGKPIFWARGEVGRAISTFRFGAEEARRFSGEVQRLDTEPAAQGRLAYVSRVPYGPVLAITPFNFPLNLVAHKVAPAIAVGAPIVVKPAPATPLSALVLGEILAETDLPEGMFSVLPVPNDRASALVEDPRLPVISFTGSGPVGYSIMDSVPRKHVTLELGGNAAAVVLADADLDWAASRVALFSNYQAGQSCIAVQRVIVEDAVADAFTGKLVAAVGALVTGDPADDKTQVGPLVSEDAAIRVESWVNEAVAAGARLLIGGTREGAAFAPTVLADVPADAKVAREEVFGPVMIVQRVASVDEAFAAVNDSRYGLQAGVFTRSLDVAFRANRELEVGGVIIGDVPSYRADQMPYGGVKESGVGREGLRSAMEDYTYEKVMVLTGLTL
- a CDS encoding TetR/AcrR family transcriptional regulator — protein: MGTPAPLGLQGAYARGHRSNYDELRTRLLDVANDLLTKAGPESLTVRRIAAEAGCSTQVIYTMFGSKEGLAEALYLEGFERFRRRLEAVPHRSDPLEHLSLLGPAYREAALAEPGYYGLMFERAIPGFVPSERARTLARAALNIVDRVIADCISAGHLVPTQPRKIADALWAAAQGALSLERAGHLPDGKTYEIVTEAAIRAFRTHPPA
- a CDS encoding PucR family transcriptional regulator, which translates into the protein MAPTLRRITAIVPLHLEVLAGRNGLDRPVRWVAVSELEDPTPFLEGGELVLTTGMRLSAGDAVPYVSRLVARGVTGLGFGVGLSHDTVPPGFAEAAEAAGLPLVEVPRDTPFIAIGKAVSELLAGEQYEEISRAFAAQGRLTRAALQREGPPAVVDRLAREIGGWVLLLDPAGAVRHAADATGRHAGPGRAGPGDRHAGTAGRSGAAGDRAAGGCAAQDWMAQDRTAQDRTAQDRTAQDRMAQDRTAEDWAGETARWLEPEIARLRTAPSLASLALSSPEEHVVVQPLGRRGFFAVGSSRPFSPIAHTVVNAAGSLLTLALEQGREQRSAAARVRSAVLRLLLAGEAGAAVETLAALGLRLPGEPVTVLACDTSDPEALAEALTEAMTGAMTGAPRQAQTGAQTGAQAGAQAGAPRQAQTGAPPGAAPGPRGAFAAVSGPRRRHDDIFTAPWEGLLVVLAPDSYADEVVALAAQHGRVGVSAPGVEIVRSESRGDSRTDSRMDSRMDSRAGPAAAGSADRGASRPVAADGFDRVSGRVSDRAPDRAPDRVPDRVPDQALAAALDRALDQARRALVSASPVARFSELAGRGLLSLLDPAAAASFAAAILAPLREYGSRADLVESLRAYLASNGHWDAAAQRLGVHRHTLRYRMKRVSELLGRDLDDPAVRAELWIALCL